A genomic segment from Nitratiruptor sp. YY08-10 encodes:
- a CDS encoding alpha-amylase/4-alpha-glucanotransferase domain-containing protein has protein sequence MSRLYFGLHMHQPTQNLPEAVENAVQRCYRPLFQILRKYPEFCFALHCSGWLFEELKERYSDVFEDILYLSDQGSIEFFTGGFYEPVLASIPREDRIVQIEKLNHFIQNHFSKTPKGLWLTERVWESSIASDFIDCGIEYVVVDDYHFLASGFDKEELEGYFFSEENGHRFTLFPISQDLRYAIPFYPVDEALQTIASFENAILFDDAEKFGLWPNTYEWVYEKGWLESFIQKILQSDIETKHFESMLRQKPRGLAYLANVSYYEMGEWSLKAKDILELEKLKEKVGKEYFETIGIKFIRGGIWRNFFVKYEESNRLHKRMLDISKRQKSESLYKLQTNDVYWHGIFGGLYLPNLRDNAYRFVAECEKTLDDRMDVADKDMDGYKELEVKQENFVWRFYEKSGGQIIEILDIDSAFNFQNTLTRRYEAYHETILHPKKQKGEKGITTIHEMAPKIDEEVRKNLFFDWYVKNSAIDHFSDTSFNIQTFLQNSFKEYGDFANQPFTLKEPTTFERQGGLYLDQKYPASMKKTYFIAANCLKMSIDFHSTYTKELFYINEWNLHFAHYESLLINAKFCCDELEFYSKKLEIVDPFTQKTLHFSFDEAVRIYVVPLCTVSQSEKGFERTQQGISIAFSFAFAKTFRWDLQLCLK, from the coding sequence ATGAGTCGTCTCTATTTTGGGCTGCATATGCATCAGCCTACGCAAAATTTGCCGGAAGCGGTAGAGAATGCAGTACAAAGGTGCTATAGACCTCTTTTTCAAATTCTGCGCAAATATCCCGAGTTTTGTTTTGCACTGCACTGCAGTGGATGGCTGTTTGAAGAGCTCAAAGAGCGTTACAGCGATGTGTTTGAGGATATTTTGTATCTCAGTGATCAAGGCAGTATCGAATTTTTCACCGGAGGATTTTATGAACCGGTACTTGCCAGTATTCCAAGAGAGGATCGTATAGTACAGATTGAAAAACTCAATCATTTTATTCAGAACCATTTTTCAAAAACACCAAAAGGACTTTGGTTAACAGAGAGAGTATGGGAGAGCTCCATCGCATCCGATTTTATAGATTGCGGTATTGAGTATGTGGTGGTGGATGATTACCATTTTCTAGCCAGCGGATTTGACAAAGAGGAGCTTGAAGGCTACTTTTTCAGTGAAGAGAATGGTCACAGGTTTACTCTTTTTCCTATATCACAAGATCTTCGCTATGCTATCCCTTTTTATCCTGTGGATGAGGCGTTGCAGACTATTGCTTCTTTTGAAAATGCCATTTTGTTTGATGATGCGGAGAAATTTGGTTTGTGGCCGAATACCTATGAGTGGGTCTATGAAAAAGGGTGGCTCGAATCGTTTATCCAAAAAATTTTACAAAGTGATATTGAAACCAAACATTTTGAATCGATGCTGAGACAAAAACCGAGGGGACTTGCCTATTTGGCAAATGTCTCCTATTATGAGATGGGAGAGTGGAGCCTGAAGGCTAAAGATATTCTTGAACTTGAGAAACTCAAAGAAAAAGTGGGCAAAGAGTACTTTGAAACGATCGGTATCAAATTTATACGGGGAGGTATCTGGAGAAACTTTTTTGTCAAATATGAAGAGTCGAACAGACTTCATAAACGAATGCTTGATATCTCAAAAAGGCAAAAAAGTGAATCTTTGTACAAACTCCAGACAAACGATGTCTACTGGCATGGTATTTTTGGAGGATTGTATCTGCCAAACTTAAGAGACAATGCTTACCGTTTTGTTGCCGAGTGTGAAAAAACCCTTGATGATCGGATGGATGTTGCTGATAAAGATATGGATGGGTATAAAGAGCTTGAGGTTAAACAAGAGAATTTTGTGTGGCGATTCTATGAAAAGTCGGGGGGTCAGATTATTGAAATATTGGATATCGATTCGGCTTTCAACTTTCAAAATACCTTAACAAGAAGATACGAAGCCTATCATGAAACAATTCTTCATCCAAAGAAACAGAAAGGTGAAAAAGGCATCACAACCATTCATGAAATGGCTCCAAAAATAGACGAAGAAGTCAGAAAAAATCTCTTTTTTGACTGGTATGTGAAAAATTCAGCCATTGATCATTTCAGTGATACATCCTTCAATATCCAAACGTTTTTACAAAACAGTTTCAAGGAGTATGGAGATTTCGCCAATCAGCCTTTTACATTAAAAGAGCCAACTACCTTTGAGCGTCAAGGAGGGCTCTATCTTGATCAAAAATATCCGGCATCCATGAAAAAAACATATTTTATCGCTGCAAATTGCTTGAAAATGTCCATCGATTTTCACTCAACGTATACAAAGGAGCTTTTCTATATCAATGAGTGGAATCTCCATTTTGCCCATTATGAGTCACTTCTCATCAATGCAAAATTCTGCTGTGACGAATTGGAATTCTACTCAAAAAAGCTTGAGATTGTTGATCCGTTTACGCAAAAAACGCTTCATTTCTCATTTGACGAAGCAGTACGGATTTATGTCGTACCGCTTTGTACCGTATCCCAAAGCGAAAAAGGTTTCGAACGCACTCAGCAAGGCATCAGTATCGCTTTTTCGTTTGCTTTTGCAAAAACATTCCGATGGGATTTACAACTATGTCTGAAATAA